A genomic stretch from Theobroma cacao cultivar B97-61/B2 chromosome 4, Criollo_cocoa_genome_V2, whole genome shotgun sequence includes:
- the LOC18601660 gene encoding uncharacterized protein LOC18601660 yields the protein MEDKQGDGSSKHLINVEVNNYEVQTISRHGSSVFSSSSDSSQDLINVVENDGNDKPLEKSEQPGPESVAPFRVSFMSSTEQSPPNHVPAGQVPGSYEPNRIPSSIFSSRPATPMDWSTASNESLFSIHVGNNSFSKDQFFMLYKSGELTKFDEQIIAQGGLPPLNKLENMTTMNENVKKGSAATEMPENTTMVVDTSEVAEDHSHQKVSPAEEIHKPIINTTTEDLGAVAENHSQENKFPAEVHNSPTNSISARSDGSNNSTLSFAFPVLGSDVGRSSSVNGEQNNKGSQTESVKQPQKPSTEEVQPQTPVTPQNAAGRSWFSWFYCCRHS from the exons ATGGAGGATAAACAGGGGGATGGAAGCAGCAAGCATTTAATAAACGTTGAAGTTAATAATTACGAAGTTCAAACTATTTCAAGGCATGGAAGTTCAgtcttttcttcctcttcaGATTCCTCTCAGGACCTCATTAATgttgttgaaaatgatggtaaTGACAAACCCCTAGAGAAATCTGAACAACCTGGACCTGAGTCAGTCGCGCCTTTTCGTGTTTCATTTATGAGTTCAACTGAGCAGTCCCCTCCAAATCACGTGCCAGCAGGGCAAGTTCCTGGAAGCTATGAACCAAATCGGATACCATCATCCATTTTTAGTAGTAGGCCTGCAACACCAATGGATTGGAGCACTGCTTCAAATGAATCACTGTTTAGCATTCATGTTGGAAATAACAGCTTCTCAAAGgatcaattttttatgttatataagTCGGGAGAATTGACCAAGTTTGATGAGCAGATCATTGCTCAAGGTGGCCTGCCTCCTCTGAATAAATTAGAGAACATGACTACAATGAATGAAAACGTAAAGAAAGGTTCAGCAGCAACAGAAATGCCAGAGAATACAACAATGGTGGTGGATACTAGTGAAGTTGCAGAAGATCATAGCCACCAAAAGGTGTCTCCTGCTGAGGAGATCCATAAACCAATTATCAATACCACAACAGAGGATCTTGGTGCAGTTGCTGAAAATCATAGCCAGGAAAATAAATTTCCAGCAGAAGTCCATAATTCACCTACCAATAGTATCTCTGCTCGTTCTGATGGGAGCAATAATAGCACTCTTTCCTTTGCCTTCCCTGT GTTGGGAAGTGATGTTGGAAGAAGTAGCTCTGTGAATGGGGAACAAAATAACAAGGGATCACAGACAGAGTCAGTAAAGCAGCCGCAGAAGCCATCAACAGAGGAAGTGCAACCACAAACTCCTGTCACACCCCAAAATGCTGCCGGTCGCAGTTGGTTTTCTTGGTTCTATTGTTGCCGCCATTCATGA